TAAACTAACATTCTATGGGATACTTCATATTCTATTATTTTTCGATATATTTTTCAAATTAAAGATGACTTAGAATATTATATAATTTAATTGACCATCTGACAATAGCTACTGGGAATCTTTTTTGTAACTATGTTAAAATAAATTAAAATATTATTATAAAAGGAGGTACCAATGAATCTCTTATTAATTCTTTTTACTGGTCTAATATCAGGGTTTTTAAATACTGTAGCTGGAGGTGGATCATTATTCACAATTCCCATATTAATATTTCTAGGACTTCCTTCAGCTATAGCAAATGGAACTAATAGAATTGCTTTAATGGTTCAAAATATTGTAGCCATATGTAATTTTAAAAGCAAAGGTTTTTTTGATTATAGATTAGGACTTACATTGGCTATTCCTGCCACTATAGGTGCAATAATAGGAGCTAAAATTGCAATATCACTGTCTGATGAACTTTTTAATAAAATATTAGCCACTATTATGATAGGAATTTTGATACTGATTATATGGCAGCCTCAAAAAAAGTCTTCAGAAATTCACTCATTAAAAGGTGCTAAAAAATTTGTTGCTATAATTGTATTTTTATTTATAGGTATCTATGGAGGATTAATCCAAGCTGGAGTAGGATTTATTATCATTGCATCTTTGACTCTTATCACTGGATTCTCTTTAACAAAAATAAATAGTATTAAAGTTTTAGTTGTAGCTTTATATATGCTATCTTCACTGATTGTATTTATAGTAAATAATAAAATAGATTGGACATTTGGTATTATTTTAGCAATAGGCAATAGTATCGGTGCTTATTTAGGAAGCAACTTTGCTGTAAACAAAGGAGATAAATGGATTAGAATTGTTGTCATTGTATCAGTAATACTAATGTCTCTAAAACTCTTTGGTGTTATAGATATTTAGGTATTTATAATACTAAATCCCCTCAAATTGTAGACAAAGCTATAAGATAAGTTAGTAGGTAACAGTTAGTAGTAAGTAGTTTAATGATGAAATCTGTAGGATTTCTGCCATCAACTACTACCTACTAGCTAATACCTACTAACTTCTTTTTTGCTTTTTTTACACTCTTCACTTTACCACTAAGCGATTCACTCCAAATCATAATAAAGATTTGGGTTCTCTGCTTATACCATCAACTACTAACTCATTTAATTAGTCAAAATTGATTTATAAAAAAATACCCTTTCTAAAATATCTATTTGAGTCTTTTCAAGTATTTCATCTACATAGTCATATTCATCTTTTTTTATGGTCCTTATATAGTAATACTCAATAAATTTATATCCTGCCCCCAAGGTATTGTCTATAAATTTATTACCCTTTTTATTTATAAAATGAACAAAATATTTTTTATTTTCATCAGCAATAATACATAATATAACATTATCTGCCTCACCTTTTTTTACTTTTTCCACAGAGTTCTTCTGACATTTACTATTTTCACGCAAATCTCCTTTTATAAATTTATTTTTATCTAACTTGATTAGATGTCTATTACAATATTTTTGTATATTTTTATTAAAAAAACCTTTAATGAAATCTATCTCCCTCCCTTCATATTGTAGATATAGGTATAAAATGAGTTAGTAGTTAATGGTTAATAGGTAGTAGTTTAATGATAAAATCCATAAAATTTCTTCCGACAACTACTAGCTAATACCTACTAACTCATTTTTGTTTATCAATTATGATGATATTTTTTATGATATCTTTTGTATTATCTATTTCATTTTACAAAGAGTATCTACTAAAGAATATATAATTGATGCCGCTAAATTTGATGTCATATTATCTATATCCAATTTAGGTGAAATCTCTGCTATATCAAAACTTATTACTTTTTTAGATTTTAATATATATTTAAGATATTTTAACAGTATTTGTGGAGTTATTCCTAAGGGTTGTGGAGCACTTACTCCAGGTGCATATGCAGCAGCCAATACATCTGAACATATTGTTATATATATATATTCTTGTTGGGATATAAAATTTCTAAGTTTATTTAATAAATCAATCTCTTCTTTTTTTTCCATGTGCTCTGCCAATATATATTTAGTATTTAGCTCATTTGCTGTCTTAAACAAGCTCAATGTATTGCTATGTTTCTGTATACCTATACAAAAATAAGAAAAATCTATATTTTCTTGTATGCATATATCTGATATCTGTCGAAACATAGTACCTGAACTAGATTCTTTATCATATGGTCTTAAATCAAAATGGGCATCAAAATTTATTATGCCTATATTTGGTTTTTTTGTATGTTTTTTTAAATAATTTAACACACCATTATAATGCCCAAAGGCAATCTCATGTCCCCCACCTAAAAGAATTGGGAAAAGATTTGAATCTAATATCTTTTCTACTGAAATAGCAAGTAAATCCTGGCTCTCCTGTAATGTACAATTTCTATTGATTATATCTCCAGCATCAAAAAGTTTTACATCTTTACTAAAACAACAGGGTAAATTAGCCATTTTTTTTCTTATAGCCTTTGGTCCATCAAAAGCACCTACCCTGCCATTATTTATTTTTATACCCTCATCAGAACAAAACCCTATAAATCCAATCCCCAATTTATCTTCATATGGTGTTAATTTTTCATCTGTTAAATCTATTCTTTCAATCCATTGATGCCATCTATATGCATAAAAATCATCTAAACTATCAATTCTTCCATTCCAAAAACTTTCATCTGTAGTTTTATAGTTTTTTGTAAACATTTAAATCCTCCCGATTTTATATATATTAAAAATTGTTTAATGACAAACCAATAATCATTGTAACTTTCTTCTGGAATTTTATCAATGTTTAAAATAAAAAATACACCTCTCCATGCTATATATTAGTTATACATAACATAAAAAGATGTATTCAATATTAATTGTTCATATACTGATAATATTTTATATCTCCAAATCCTCTGGCATTTCCCAATTATGATACACATCTTGAACGTCGTCATTATCTTCTAATGCATCAATTAGTTTAGTCATATTTTTAATGTCTTCTTTGCTATCTAGCTTTGTTTGATTTTGAGGAATAAACGATACCTCTGCTGTAGAAAATTCATATCCAATACCCTTTAATGCATCTTTAACTGCACTAAAATCTTCTGGTGTAGTTGTTATTTCAAAATATTCATCATCTGCTTCAAAGTCTTCTGCTCCCGCTTCTAATGCCTGCATCATCATTTCATCTTCATCCATATTCTCTTTTCTATCTATGATTAGTATACCCTTTCTATCGAACATAAAAGATACACATCCAGTTGCCCCTAGATTTCCACCATGTTTAGAAAAATAATGTCTTACATCTGCTGCTGTTCTATTCTTATTGTCAGTTAAACATTTCACCATTACTGCTACACCGTTAGGACCATATCCTTCATAACTTATCTCTTCAAAACTTGCACCATCTAAATCCCCTGAACCCTTTTTTATAGCCCTATCAATGTTATCATTGGGCATATTCTCTGCTTTAGCCTTATCTACAGCAGCAGCTAATGCTGCATTGTATTCGGGATCATCTCCACCTTCTTTAACAGCAACAGTAATAGCCCTAGCCAATTTAGTAAATATCTTGGCCCTCTTTGCATCCTGTCTTCCTTTTCTATGTTTTATATTAGCCCATTTTGAATGTCCAGCCATTTTGTAAATACCTCCTTCTATTACCTAATAAAAACTCACTCGATATTATATTTTATCATAAAAATTCATCTAAAAAAATACTTTGTTTATTTGTATAATATCAAAAATAAAAAGAAAGAAAATACAATCACAATGCCTCTAACTACTAAGACATTACAATATTAACTATTTTCTCTCTTTCTTCGTCTCTTTTTAAAATTTATGCATACTATTCAAATATCCCAGTACTCAAATATCGTTCTCCACTATCAGGCGCTATCACAACTACCTTTTTTCCTTTTCCTGCTTTTTTTGCTAATTGCAATGCCACATATATAGCAGCACCTGAAGAAATACCCACCAATATTCCTTCTTCTTGAGCTAATTTTTTCATTGTATCTACTGCATCTTCATATTCTACCTTTTCTATCATATCAACAACCTGTAGATCCATTGTTTTAGGAATAAATCCAGCACCAATCCCTTGAATCTTGTGGGGACCAGGTTCTTCTCCTGATAATACTGGAGAATCCTTAGGTTCTACTGCCACAGTTTTAACAGAGGGTAATTTTTCTTTAAGCACCCTAGAAACACCAGTTACAGTTCCTCCTGTGCCTACTCCTGCAATGAAATAATCTAATTTTCCTTCCATTTGTTCTATTATTTCATTGGCCGTGGTATTTACATGTGCATCGGGGTTATAAGGGTTTTCAAATTGTTGTAACATGTAGTAATTGCTATTTTCCTCAGTAAGCTCCTTTGCCTTATCTATAGCCCCTTTCATTCCTTTACTTCCTGGAGTAAGAATTAATTGAGCCCCATAAGCTTTAAGAAGATTTCTTCTTTCAATGCTCATAGTATCTGGCATAACAATTACAACTTTATATCCCTTGGAAGTACCAACCATAGCTATTCCTATACCTGTATTGCCACTGGTAGGCTCTACTATTACTGAACCTTTCTTCAGCTTTCCTTCTTTTTCTGCACCTTCAATCATATTTAATGCTATCCTATCTTTAATACTACTACCTGGATTAAAAGATTCTAATTTAACATAAACATCTCCACTATCCTGGGTTAATATTTTATTTAATCTAATCATAGGGGTGTATCCTATAAGTTCATATATATTATTTACAATTTTCACCTTATCATCTCCTTTTAACCATAATCCCAAGTAATTCAATCGGTTTTATCGGTATTATATAAAATATGTATTGTAAAGTCAATAGTATAAGTTTATGTATATAGCAAAAAATAATACCAATACTATATCTTAGTAAATATAATTGGAGTGAATTGTATGTCTACAAAAAAGAAGAAATATCCCATATTCTTAGGAATTTTAGTGGGTATTATAAATGGTGTATTTGGATCTGGAGGCGGTATTATCCTAGTATTATCATTAATATATATATTACATCTCGAAGAGCATAAATCCCACTCAACAGCTATATTTATAATACTGCCTTTAAGTGTTCTAAGTACAGTATTATACTTTAAAAATAATGTGATTCATCTTGATAATGACCTTTTAATAATATGTAGTGGTAGTGTAATTGGAGGTCTTATTGGGGCTAAATTACTAAACTATATACCAACTAATGCATTGAAAAAAATCTTTGGCATTATTATGATTATAGCCTCTGTGAGGATGGTGATAAAATAGTGATTATTTTTTTTATAGGATTATTTAGTGGTATTATGGGAGGCATGGGTATAGGTGGTGGCACTTTATTAATACCTGCTTTAACTTTTTTTACTGACTTATCCCAAAAACAAAGCCAAGGTATCAATCTAACAATCTTTATACCTACTGCTACTATATCTTTATTATTTCATTTTAAAAATAATAATATAGAAACTAAAATAGCTATCCCAATTATTATTTCTGGACTATTAGGGGCATTTATTGGCTCCACTTTAGCTATTAATCTTTCAAACCAAAACATAAAAACAGCATTTGCATTGTTTTTATTTATTATGGGTATATTCCATATTTTCTATAAAAAATAAGAGCTTATCAAAATAAGCTCAGATTATTGACAACCATATATTTGTGACAAAAATATAAAGTAATAGTTTAGTAGGTCTATTTCAATTCCGCTAAAACACATTCTAAATATACAAATTTAGTATCTATTTTTTCTGCTTTATCTAAAACCTTCTCATCTGCTGTTCCTGGCTGAAACCAGAGATTTTCAATCCCTAATTCCTTGGCTTCATCTATAACCTTAATAGACAAAGCTGGTGGTACTACGAAGTCAACTACTTCTGGTATTTTAGGAAGTTCTTTCAAAGAAGAATAGCATTTATCTCCATCTATTTCTTCATATCTAGGATTAATAGCATATACTTCATATCCATTATCTTTAAGTATTTTCCAAATTTTATAACCAAACTTTCTAGTTGTTGGTGTCGCCCCCACTACTGCCCATACCTTTTTATCCAACATCTCCTGCTTTAATTTTTCCATATTTTCCATTCTAAACTCCTCCCTTATTTTATAATTTGCCCATTATCTATTGAAAAAAACTCTTTCCCTAACATATCAAATTTAACCTTAGCACTGGTCATATCTATAATTTTATTTTTCAGCTCATCAGTTCCTGACGTTTCACATAGTACTATCAAATTCACTGCATCATCATATATTACATCTTCAATTATATATCCCATAGCTAAAAGATCGTTTTCTACTTTCCCATATAGAGTATAATCTACACGTATCTTTATTCTATTATATAATACCTTATGTACTATATTAGCTGCATCTAATGCTATTTTAGCCCCTTTGGTATATGCCCTAACTAATCCACCTGCTCCTAATTTTTTACCTCCAAAATACCTAGTTACAACAATTACTACATTTCTTAGATCTTCTTTTTTTATAACCTCTAATACTGGTATCCCTGCTGTACCACTAGGTTCACCATCATCACTATATCTCTGTATATTACTGTTTTCTCCAAAAACATATGCTAGTACATTGTGGGTTGCATCCCTATGTTTTGACTTTATCTCTTCTATAAAATCTATTGCATCTTGCTGACTATCTATGGGTTTAGCATAACCTATAAATCTAGACTTATTTATTATAATCTCATCGACACCTATACTATGAATAGTCTTGTATCTATCCTTCATACTTAACTCTCCTTTAATGCTAAAAATAATTTCATAATCTATTTTATATTATATTACAAAAAAAACAAAGGGCAGATTTTCTGCCCTATACAACTAACTCTTCTTTTTTCAAATCTAAATACTTTTTATAGGCGAGACTAACTAAGGATTTATCTTGACTGTAGGTTATCATATCAACAGCCTTATCGATATGATAAAAACCTCCTTCTTTAAATCCTTCACTTTTCTTGACGCTGTATTGGTCTGTATCAGACTCCATGATATACCATATTATCTGATTACATACTGGTCTTTGTCTAGATAAAGAATAAAATTCGTAACTTGTTTCCCCGACAGATGACACAATATCAGCATCAACACCAGTCTCTTCTTTTACACGACTTACTGCCGTTTCAGAAGCTAGGAAACAGTCACGAATTTTTCCTTTAGGTAAAACCCATTCGTCTTTTTCATTTTTCAGTATAAATACTTCATCTTTATAAAAAACCACTCCACCAGCACAACTTCTAAAAAGCATATTTAAACGCCTCCTCCCTATTCTTATCTTTATAATATAATAAACTCCCAATTATTTCAAGAGTTTTCAGAACCTTTGAACTTTTTTTAGATATATTTTTGTATTTCCATAATAGTTTCCTTTGCTGCTCTTTTTACATATTCCTTTTCATTTCTACTCATAAGAACATTTTTTAACTTTTTTATAGATTCTATATCCCCTATACCAGTTAACGCTTTTATTGCATATTGTCGCACTTGAGGGTTTGAATCCTCAAGTACCTTCTCTATCCATGGCTTAGCAGTCTTATCCATTATTTTCCCTAGAGCTGAACATGCCAATCTTCTATAATTGACATTTTTACTCCTCAACTCCATTCTCAGAAATGGTAAAAATTTAGAATCCTTAATTTCACCCATCATCCATATTAATATCATTCTATCATCGGGATTTTTAAACTTGGTATATCTATTACAAATTTCAGATATTAAAAATTTCCTTTTTTGTTCTTTTAAACCCGTTATTATATCTAACCTAGTGTTTTTATCTTTTGACATAATCTCTATTAATACATCTTTGCTATTTCTTTTTTTACTTAACTCTATCTTTGCCTTTATTATATGCTTTTCCACCTGTTTTTTATCCATATTTCTTATAATAGATAATACAGATATACTCTTACCTTCCCTATAAAGCATATATGTTATTTGATAATCTTCAAAATTGCATATATTTTCCCATCTGACATTTTTATCAGTCAAGACTTATCACCCTTTAGTCTAAAATATACTTTTTAAGTCTATTATATTCAATATGATTTAATACAGCTTTGATTTTGATCCCTTCTTCTATATATTCATACTCTTCGACTTTGCTTTCACTAAACACTTTTGAAGAAATGTCTCCTTCGCTATATGGTATTAAAAGCTTTACATCATAAAATTTTTGTGGTAAATTTTCTTCAATCTCTTTCATTAATTTATCTACACCAATACCCTCTTTTGCCGAAATGTATACTTTAGGACCTTCTATATTGTAATTCACATCTTTATAATCTATCTTATCTGTTTTATTAAACACCGTTATGATAGGTTTATCTATTGCCTGTAAATCCTTAATAATTTTCATAGTCGTATTCATCTGTATATCCAGATCTTCATTGGTTATGTCCACTACATGCAATAATAAATCCGCATATTTTACCTCTTCTAAAGTACCTTTAAATGCCTCAATAAGATGTGTAGGTAGCTTACTTACAAATCCTACTGTATCCGTTACAAGGAACCTCTGTCCATTTGGCAACAAGCTTTTTCTAAGTTTTGTCTCTAAACTAGCAAAAAGCATATCCTTTACATATACATCCTTTTTATCCGTATAATCATCAGATCTTTTTATAATATTATTAAACAAAGTAGATTTACCTGCATTGGTATATCCAACTAAAGCAACAACAGGTAAATTAGATTCACTTCGTTTATTTCTCTTTATATCTCTGTTCTTTTCTATATCTTTAAGCTGTTTTTTTATATCTGTTATCCTAGATAATATATGTCTTCTATCTATTTCCAACTTCATTTCCCCAGGCCCTCTAGTACCTATACCTCCTCCAGTCCTTGATAATTGGGTACCTAGACCTATGAGTCTTGGGAGTCTATATTTAAGTTGTGCCAATTCAACCTGTAATTTACCTTCCTTAGTTAATGCTCTACTGGCAAAAATATCTAATATTAAATTAGTCCTATCAACTATTTTTCTATTCACTACCTTTTCTACATTTCTCATTTGTGCTCCTGATAATTCATCATTAAAAATAACAGTATCAATATCTAGCTCTTCACAATAAATCGATATTTCTTCCACTTTACCCTTTCCGATATAAAAAGATGAATCTACCCTATCTCTTTTCTGAATAATACTGGATACCACCTCTCCTCCAGCAGCTTCAGCTAATTCCTTTAATTCCTTAACAGAGCTATCTATTGTGATGCCATCATTACTGTTTGTATCCAATCCAACTAAAAGTACTTTTTCCATACTACACCTCTCTAAATTATTTTATAATAAATTTTAATAGTTTCTTTAATTAACTTTGTTTTAAATAATATTTTATATTAAAACAATTATATTTTCTATAGTTACTATTGTTCACTTGGGATAACGTTCATATATTCATCTTTAGGAACTCTAATATAGTTATTAGGTACATCTCCCACTATAATAGTCTCTGCTATGGGCACTCTAGTACTTACTTGGGCAGTATCTGCTCCTAATGGTACTATTATCTTGACATCAGCCCTTATTGTCAAAAAAACTCTATGAATAGTCTGGTTTATACCTGATTCCTCAAATTCAGTTTCAAAGTCTACACTTACAGTGCCCTTAGGCACTATATTAATATTAAATTTAGGTCCTACTTGAGACAATATCTGACTGTTTAGTGCATTTCCCAATGGTATCCTTATGCTTTTAGCAGATATTTCTCCCATCTTCCGTTGCACCTCTAAAGCTACATCAGAGGCTATACTATTCATAAGGGCTGTATTTGCTTGCATAGTTGTTACTCTTCCATCTTTATCATAAGATATGTATATTAAATCTTTATACTTTATATCATTCTTTATTTTAACCTTTACTGCATCATTTATTGCTTGAGTTGCTATCATCCTTCCCTTCACTTCACTTATTGCCAATACTGTTGGCTTTATATTTTTTTCTACAAATACAAAACCATAAATGATAAAGACTGTTATTAATACTATAGCAAAAAAAATCTTTTTCTTTCTCTTTTTATACTTATTCACATAAACACACCCCTCTACAGTATATGCTTATGATTAATAAAAGTATAAAGTCATTATAATTTATCTTTAGCTAAAATATTTCTTTTCATATTTAAACCAACTATATAATCTAAAATATATCTGTACCGAGGCCACTAGTAAAAATATTATTCCCATTACATAATTCAAAAATAAGAAAATTATACTAATTAAAATATATAATATAATTAATACAGTGTTTTTAAATGTATTTATTGGACCTCCTAGCAGATCTCCCCTTAACTTTTTTATGTTTTTTACATAACACCTATCATGATAAGTAATAGGCTTTGGATTTAGTAATTCTGATACTACTACCAAATCATTTAGATATTTTATTTCTCCACCACAATGATGACAAACAGGTTTAAAATCTTTCATTTTTTCATCCCCTCTAAATTATGAATACCCATATTTTGTTAAATCAATTATACCATATGTTTTTTCAAATACTAAATGAAAATATGAGAAAATTCTTTAAACTATGCTATAATATTTTTATAGTTTATTTAATACTTTAAAAATAAGGTGATATTATGTCTAGCTTTAAAAAATTAATCTATTTAATCTCTGGAAAACCTTTTTTGCCAAAGGATATAATCAATGGAAATGGAAAGCTTCTACTCCATATTTCAGATACCCCTGAGTCTTTTTATTCTACTTTAAAATCTATAATTAATCAATTAAAACCTAATTATATTGTTCACACTGGAGATTTGGTTGATAATATAAAATTAGAAATTCGTCCTTATAAAATTAATTACTATAAAAAAAGGGTATCAGATATAATAGATATCATGGAAAATTCATCAGCTGACAAAGTATTTATTGCATTGGGAAACCATGATGACAAATCAGCAGTAATGAACTATGTAAACCGTTCAAAAATTATTGATCTAAGTGATAACACATATATACAGAACATAAATGTTATGATGAGTCATTATCCCAATGAAATACTTAAATCTCCAGGAGACTTAAATCTATTTGGCCACAATATATCTCTATATACCAATACAAAAAATAAGAAAATATATCTAAATGGAATAATGAATATAAATATAATAAATCTAGATACCCTAGATCTATTTACATTACCCTATCCCTTTGGCACAGATGAAAAAAGGTTATGTAAAAAGAAAATAGGTCTTTAAGTATTTAAATATGTAGGAGGTGTATACTATGTTATCTTTATTCAGAAGAGCTCCAAAAATACTGTTATTTGAAAGTAATAATATGTTTTTATTTGAAAAAGTACTACTAGAAGATCTAAATGGCATTAAATGTACTTTTAATGAAGCCTTTGATATTTCTGATGACAAATCTACCATAGTATTGTTGGTAAAAAAACTGACAGAGGTAGTCAAAGACCCTGATGTAGACAGTGTTATATTAGTTAAAATGCAATCGGATATATTATTGAGCAAGATAATAAATCATAAAAAATCCAATTTAATTAGTAAAATGCGTATAGCTCCAATAATGCTGATAATGAGGTCCTTTGGTAATATAGACAAAGTTATAAATGAAATAAGAAAAAAACACCAACAAGCCGTTATTGGAAATTCCTATGATTTATGGCAAAAATATAATTTTGGTACAATAGTATCTTTTACACAAAAGCCTCTTCACAGAGTACTTTCTTTGTCACAGCTGCATAAAAACTCTCTATATATAAAAGAAGACTATGTTAAAGTTATCTATGAATTTAGTATAAATAGTCTTAAATATTTAAATGCTGGTATTGACAATAAAGATTGGTATGAAATTGAAATTAAGATATATGATAAATTTAGCAGATATGACATTCATTATAAAAGACTTGTTGATATTATTCAAAACTTAGAATTAGGATTAATATTAGGTGAATCCTGGGGAAAAGATAACGCCTTATTTTTACTTCATGTCGATATATATAGGATAAGACTTTTCACTTTATATAATCCAGAATACATAAAAAAAATATTAGTAGGTTTAGAACATCTTGATAATGGTAATAGAATAGTAGATTATGATTTATTTTATAAGCGAAAAAAAATCCATTGGACAGATATATTGGAAAATAGAAAAACAGATCGTGGAGAATTTGGCAAGAAAATACGAAAAGAGATAATAGAACAATTAAGTAAAAAAGAAGCCCATTTGTTATTTGATCAAGAAGCAAAAATTATTGAATCTCAAAATAAATAGAATTATACTGTTGTTTATAAATCTATTTATATTATATTTTAAATAGTTTGATGCCAATAGTTCTTTCTACAGCTTAGTTAATAGTTCGTAGTCCGTAGTTAATGGTATAAATCCTATGGATTTGTTCCTTATACTACTAACTATTAGCTATGAACTACTCCTATCTATTTCATCATATTGTTTATTTTATTTAATTTTTCATATGCATTTTGTAAAAAATCAATTGGAGATATGCCTTTATTTCTACAGGTTACCTCTAAAGTTAAGTTCCCTTTATAATTAATCTCCTTCAACTTTTTAGAT
This DNA window, taken from Clostridiisalibacter paucivorans DSM 22131, encodes the following:
- a CDS encoding sulfite exporter TauE/SafE family protein → MNLLLILFTGLISGFLNTVAGGGSLFTIPILIFLGLPSAIANGTNRIALMVQNIVAICNFKSKGFFDYRLGLTLAIPATIGAIIGAKIAISLSDELFNKILATIMIGILILIIWQPQKKSSEIHSLKGAKKFVAIIVFLFIGIYGGLIQAGVGFIIIASLTLITGFSLTKINSIKVLVVALYMLSSLIVFIVNNKIDWTFGIILAIGNSIGAYLGSNFAVNKGDKWIRIVVIVSVILMSLKLFGVIDI
- the hutG gene encoding formimidoylglutamase — its product is MFTKNYKTTDESFWNGRIDSLDDFYAYRWHQWIERIDLTDEKLTPYEDKLGIGFIGFCSDEGIKINNGRVGAFDGPKAIRKKMANLPCCFSKDVKLFDAGDIINRNCTLQESQDLLAISVEKILDSNLFPILLGGGHEIAFGHYNGVLNYLKKHTKKPNIGIINFDAHFDLRPYDKESSSGTMFRQISDICIQENIDFSYFCIGIQKHSNTLSLFKTANELNTKYILAEHMEKKEEIDLLNKLRNFISQQEYIYITICSDVLAAAYAPGVSAPQPLGITPQILLKYLKYILKSKKVISFDIAEISPKLDIDNMTSNLAASIIYSLVDTLCKMK
- a CDS encoding YebC/PmpR family DNA-binding transcriptional regulator encodes the protein MAGHSKWANIKHRKGRQDAKRAKIFTKLARAITVAVKEGGDDPEYNAALAAAVDKAKAENMPNDNIDRAIKKGSGDLDGASFEEISYEGYGPNGVAVMVKCLTDNKNRTAADVRHYFSKHGGNLGATGCVSFMFDRKGILIIDRKENMDEDEMMMQALEAGAEDFEADDEYFEITTTPEDFSAVKDALKGIGYEFSTAEVSFIPQNQTKLDSKEDIKNMTKLIDALEDNDDVQDVYHNWEMPEDLEI
- the cysK gene encoding cysteine synthase A; its protein translation is MKIVNNIYELIGYTPMIRLNKILTQDSGDVYVKLESFNPGSSIKDRIALNMIEGAEKEGKLKKGSVIVEPTSGNTGIGIAMVGTSKGYKVVIVMPDTMSIERRNLLKAYGAQLILTPGSKGMKGAIDKAKELTEENSNYYMLQQFENPYNPDAHVNTTANEIIEQMEGKLDYFIAGVGTGGTVTGVSRVLKEKLPSVKTVAVEPKDSPVLSGEEPGPHKIQGIGAGFIPKTMDLQVVDMIEKVEYEDAVDTMKKLAQEEGILVGISSGAAIYVALQLAKKAGKGKKVVVIAPDSGERYLSTGIFE
- a CDS encoding sulfite exporter TauE/SafE family protein, whose amino-acid sequence is MSTKKKKYPIFLGILVGIINGVFGSGGGIILVLSLIYILHLEEHKSHSTAIFIILPLSVLSTVLYFKNNVIHLDNDLLIICSGSVIGGLIGAKLLNYIPTNALKKIFGIIMIIASVRMVIK
- a CDS encoding sulfite exporter TauE/SafE family protein — its product is MIIFFIGLFSGIMGGMGIGGGTLLIPALTFFTDLSQKQSQGINLTIFIPTATISLLFHFKNNNIETKIAIPIIISGLLGAFIGSTLAINLSNQNIKTAFALFLFIMGIFHIFYKK
- a CDS encoding CoA-binding protein, whose translation is MENMEKLKQEMLDKKVWAVVGATPTTRKFGYKIWKILKDNGYEVYAINPRYEEIDGDKCYSSLKELPKIPEVVDFVVPPALSIKVIDEAKELGIENLWFQPGTADEKVLDKAEKIDTKFVYLECVLAELK
- a CDS encoding YigZ family protein, producing MKDRYKTIHSIGVDEIIINKSRFIGYAKPIDSQQDAIDFIEEIKSKHRDATHNVLAYVFGENSNIQRYSDDGEPSGTAGIPVLEVIKKEDLRNVVIVVTRYFGGKKLGAGGLVRAYTKGAKIALDAANIVHKVLYNRIKIRVDYTLYGKVENDLLAMGYIIEDVIYDDAVNLIVLCETSGTDELKNKIIDMTSAKVKFDMLGKEFFSIDNGQIIK
- a CDS encoding NUDIX hydrolase, whose translation is MLFRSCAGGVVFYKDEVFILKNEKDEWVLPKGKIRDCFLASETAVSRVKEETGVDADIVSSVGETSYEFYSLSRQRPVCNQIIWYIMESDTDQYSVKKSEGFKEGGFYHIDKAVDMITYSQDKSLVSLAYKKYLDLKKEELVV
- a CDS encoding HEAT repeat domain-containing protein; translation: MTDKNVRWENICNFEDYQITYMLYREGKSISVLSIIRNMDKKQVEKHIIKAKIELSKKRNSKDVLIEIMSKDKNTRLDIITGLKEQKRKFLISEICNRYTKFKNPDDRMILIWMMGEIKDSKFLPFLRMELRSKNVNYRRLACSALGKIMDKTAKPWIEKVLEDSNPQVRQYAIKALTGIGDIESIKKLKNVLMSRNEKEYVKRAAKETIMEIQKYI
- the hflX gene encoding GTPase HflX yields the protein MEKVLLVGLDTNSNDGITIDSSVKELKELAEAAGGEVVSSIIQKRDRVDSSFYIGKGKVEEISIYCEELDIDTVIFNDELSGAQMRNVEKVVNRKIVDRTNLILDIFASRALTKEGKLQVELAQLKYRLPRLIGLGTQLSRTGGGIGTRGPGEMKLEIDRRHILSRITDIKKQLKDIEKNRDIKRNKRSESNLPVVALVGYTNAGKSTLFNNIIKRSDDYTDKKDVYVKDMLFASLETKLRKSLLPNGQRFLVTDTVGFVSKLPTHLIEAFKGTLEEVKYADLLLHVVDITNEDLDIQMNTTMKIIKDLQAIDKPIITVFNKTDKIDYKDVNYNIEGPKVYISAKEGIGVDKLMKEIEENLPQKFYDVKLLIPYSEGDISSKVFSESKVEEYEYIEEGIKIKAVLNHIEYNRLKKYILD
- the yunB gene encoding sporulation protein YunB; this translates as MNKYKKRKKKIFFAIVLITVFIIYGFVFVEKNIKPTVLAISEVKGRMIATQAINDAVKVKIKNDIKYKDLIYISYDKDGRVTTMQANTALMNSIASDVALEVQRKMGEISAKSIRIPLGNALNSQILSQVGPKFNINIVPKGTVSVDFETEFEESGINQTIHRVFLTIRADVKIIVPLGADTAQVSTRVPIAETIIVGDVPNNYIRVPKDEYMNVIPSEQ